DNA sequence from the Candidatus Aegiribacteria sp. genome:
TCTGTCCCTGCTGAATTCTTCCAGCTCCTCCGCACTGTGAACAGGTTTTCTCTCCTGATCCACCTGCACCCAGGCAGACAGGACAGGTCACAGGAACGGAGAGGTCTGCACGGACATCTCCACCCAGTGCTGCAGTTCTGAAAGGAACAGTGATGACTACTGTCGGTCTGGATGCGGCTTGCTGACCGAATCCACCTCTGTTCCCAAATTCGAATCCGCCGCCGCCGCCGAACATAGAGCGCAGAATGTCATCAAGTCCTCCGGAGTCGAAAGGACTTCTTCCTCCAGCACCGGTTTCGTTGAAGCGGAAGCTGCCTCCTCCACCTTTGCGCATGAGATCATACTGGGATTTCTTTTCGGTATTCCCTAGAATATCATAGGCTTCGGAAATGTCCTTGAATCGCTCTTCTGCACTTGCATCTCCCGGATTAGCATCGGGATGATATTTCTTGGCCAGCTTCCGATAAGCTTTCTTCAATTCTTCAGGTGCAGCTTTCTCGTCAACTCCAAGAATGGAGTAGAGGTCCTTATTCACTACTTCTGATTCTCCCTGTTTCCGTTAAATCAATGTCTAACCGTTATCGGACACTGACGAGTGTTCTATCGGTTTACCCACTTTCACCCTTGCGGGGCGAAGAAGTTCGTCTCCGAGCATATACCCTTTCTGAAACACCTCAAGAATAATATCCCGATCCAGATCGGCAACCTCCTCGGCAAGCATTGCCTCATGGTAATTTGGGTCGAAAGTATCATTTACCTTGACATCAAGGGAATGCAGTCCTT
Encoded proteins:
- a CDS encoding J domain-containing protein translates to MNKDLYSILGVDEKAAPEELKKAYRKLAKKYHPDANPGDASAEERFKDISEAYDILGNTEKKSQYDLMRKGGGGSFRFNETGAGGRSPFDSGGLDDILRSMFGGGGGFEFGNRGGFGQQAASRPTVVITVPFRTAALGGDVRADLSVPVTCPVCLGAGGSGEKTCSQCGGAGRIQQGQMVLPCPSCGGQGKTYTNICERCAGSGEITSTESVKITIPPGSDSGTVLRLVTPSRKPVLVKLKVKSDRFLRSEGRDIHCNVTISAPQAVLGTKLKIRTLEGKILLNIHPGTQPDTILRIPGKGVLYRGTKGDQLVHVDVELPASVSAEEKALWEKLAESGKRKA